The following coding sequences lie in one Capsicum annuum cultivar UCD-10X-F1 chromosome 5, UCD10Xv1.1, whole genome shotgun sequence genomic window:
- the LOC107870875 gene encoding 40S ribosomal protein S9-2, giving the protein MVHVNFYRNYGKTFKKPRRPYEKERLDAELKLVGEYGLRCKRELWRVQYALSRIRNAARMLLTLDEKDPRRIFEGEALLRRMNRYGLLDESQNKLDYVLALTVENFLERRLQTLVFKTGMAKSIHHARVLIRQRHIRVGRQVVNVPSFMVRVDSQKHIDFSLTSPFGGGRPGRVKRKNQTAATKKASGGDGDEEDEE; this is encoded by the exons ATGGTGCACGTCAATTTTTATCGCAACT ATGGGAAGACCTTTAAGAAGCCTCGAAGGCCCTACGAGAAGGAGCGATTGGATGCAGAATTGAAGCTTGTAGGAGAGTATGGACTAAGGTGCAAGAGGGAACTTTGGAGAGTTCAGTATGCTTTGAGCCGTATCAGGAATGCTGCTAGAATGCTTCTCACACTGGACGAGAAGGACCCACGCCGTATCTTTGAAGGTGAAGCTCTCTTGAGGAGGATGAACCGGTACGGGTTATTGGATGAGAGCCAAAACAAGCTTGATTATGTCTTGGCACTCACCGTGGAGAACTTTCTTGAGCGTCGTCTCCAAACACTTGTGTTCAAGACTGGCATGGCTAAGTCAATCCATCATGCTAGAGTGCTCATCAGGCAAAGGCATATCAG AGTCGGGAGGCAGGTGGTGAATGTTCCTTCCTTTATGGTGCGAGTGGACTCCCAGAAGCACATCGACTTCTCTCTCACTAGTCCATTCGGTGGTGGGCGTCCTGGAAGAGTCAAGCGAAAGAACCAAACGGCTGCCACTAAGAAGGCTTCTGGTGGTGATGGAGATGAAGAGGATGAAGAATAA